In Papaver somniferum cultivar HN1 chromosome 1, ASM357369v1, whole genome shotgun sequence, a genomic segment contains:
- the LOC113316995 gene encoding B-box zinc finger protein 24-like isoform X1, with protein sequence MKIQCDVCENAPATVICCADEAALCSKCDVEVHAANKLASKHQRLHLDALSNKLPKCDICQDKTAFIFCVEDRALFCKDCDEPIHSAGSISSNHQRFLATGIRVALASSCAKETEKQIPEPPSNQKLQPACATKHTVQSLQTVPQQPSNYANSPTWAVDDLLQFSDFESSDKLQKDSSIDFGELDWFTDIGMYNNQVNQEASMAAAEVPQLSISSMQPSNNTAATYKSIMKSNYYMPANKKPRIEISDDEENFMVPDLG encoded by the exons ATGAAAATTCAGTGTGATGTGTGTGAGAATGCACCAGCAACAGTAATATGTTGTGCAGATGAAGCAGCTTTGTGTAGTAAATGTGATGTTGAAGTTCATGCAGCTAACAAACTTGCTAGCAAGCATCAGAGGCTTCATCTTGATGCACTCTCTAATAAGCTCCCTAAGTGTGACATCTGCCAA GACAAAACAGCATTTATATTCTGTGTTGAAGACAGAGCACTATTTTGCAAAGATTGTGATGAGCCAATCCATTCAGCTGGTAGCATTTCTAGTAACCATCAGCGATTTTTGGCTACTGGAATTCGCGTAGCGTTGGCCTCTAGCTGTGCTAAAGAAACCGAAAAACAAATTCCAGAACCACCAAGCAATCAAAAGTTGCAGCCTGCATGTGCAACGAAACATACTGTCCAGAGTCTCCAGACTGTTCCACAACAACCGTCTAATTACGCAAACTCTCCAACTTGGGCTGTTGATGATTTGCTACAATTTTCCGATTTTGAATCTAGTGACAAG TTACAGAAGGACTCGTCTATCGATTTTGGAGAGCTAGACTGGTTTACAGATATTGGTATGTACAACAACCAAGTTAATCAAGAAGCTTCAATGGCGGCAGCAGAAGTCCCTCAACTTTCTATTTCATCAATGCAACCATCCAATAACACTGCAGCTACATACAAATCCATAATGAAATCCAATTACTATATGCCTGCCAACAAGAAACCAAGAATCGAAATCTCTGACGATGAAGAGAATTTCATGGTCCCTGATCTTGGTTAG
- the LOC113316995 gene encoding B-box zinc finger protein 24-like isoform X2 produces MKIQCDVCENAPATVICCADEAALCSKCDVEVHAANKLASKHQRLHLDALSNKLPKCDICQDKTAFIFCVEDRALFCKDCDEPIHSAGSISSNHQRFLATGIRVALASSCAKETEKQIPEPPSNQKLQPACATKHTVQSLQTVPQQPSNYANSPTWAVDDLLQFSDFESSDKKDSSIDFGELDWFTDIGMYNNQVNQEASMAAAEVPQLSISSMQPSNNTAATYKSIMKSNYYMPANKKPRIEISDDEENFMVPDLG; encoded by the exons ATGAAAATTCAGTGTGATGTGTGTGAGAATGCACCAGCAACAGTAATATGTTGTGCAGATGAAGCAGCTTTGTGTAGTAAATGTGATGTTGAAGTTCATGCAGCTAACAAACTTGCTAGCAAGCATCAGAGGCTTCATCTTGATGCACTCTCTAATAAGCTCCCTAAGTGTGACATCTGCCAA GACAAAACAGCATTTATATTCTGTGTTGAAGACAGAGCACTATTTTGCAAAGATTGTGATGAGCCAATCCATTCAGCTGGTAGCATTTCTAGTAACCATCAGCGATTTTTGGCTACTGGAATTCGCGTAGCGTTGGCCTCTAGCTGTGCTAAAGAAACCGAAAAACAAATTCCAGAACCACCAAGCAATCAAAAGTTGCAGCCTGCATGTGCAACGAAACATACTGTCCAGAGTCTCCAGACTGTTCCACAACAACCGTCTAATTACGCAAACTCTCCAACTTGGGCTGTTGATGATTTGCTACAATTTTCCGATTTTGAATCTAGTGACAAG AAGGACTCGTCTATCGATTTTGGAGAGCTAGACTGGTTTACAGATATTGGTATGTACAACAACCAAGTTAATCAAGAAGCTTCAATGGCGGCAGCAGAAGTCCCTCAACTTTCTATTTCATCAATGCAACCATCCAATAACACTGCAGCTACATACAAATCCATAATGAAATCCAATTACTATATGCCTGCCAACAAGAAACCAAGAATCGAAATCTCTGACGATGAAGAGAATTTCATGGTCCCTGATCTTGGTTAG
- the LOC113317021 gene encoding pathogenesis-related protein STH-2-like produces MGAISFDDEYSSPVAPHRMFIALFLDAHNLMPKVIPSIKSIDFVSGDGGPGSVQQVNMVDESPLKYIKLRLDSKEEDNLVCKYTVIECDAFGGKIDCVSYELRFEADPNGGCIVKAKSTYHPKGDAILNEEEIKAGKEKATEQYKIIESYLVENPEIYA; encoded by the exons ATGGGTGCCATTAGTTTCGACGATGAATACTCTTCACCTGTTGCACCTCACAGGATGTTCATTGCGTTATTTCTCGACGCTCACAATTTAATGCCTAAGGTCATTCCTAGTATCAAGAGCATCGACTTTGTTTCCGGTGATGGAGGTCCTGGAAGTGTTCAACAAGTTAACATGGTCGATG AAAGTCCGCTAAAATACATAAAGCTTAGGTTGGATTCAAAAGAGGAAGACAACTTGGTGTGCAAATATACCGTGATTGAATGTGATGCATTCGGGGGCAAAATCGATTGTGTCTCTTACGAGCTCAGATTCGAAGCTGATCCTAACGGAGGATGCATCGTTAAGGCTAAAAGCACTTATCATCCAAAGGGCGACGCCATAttgaatgaagaagaaatcaagGCTGGGAAAGAGAAAGCTACTGAACAGTACAAAATTATCGAGTCTTACCTTGTTGAGAACCCTGAAATCTATGCTTGA
- the LOC113317010 gene encoding calcium uniporter protein 6, mitochondrial-like: MWRSSGLILLKRSLSLTVRYEKKESIYKGFKLLENVSSFARPVSPARFFSSETATTGFSGQDKNSSTGVSGVGNESEEEKGGKNAKDEISFTEAMKLLRSINVESLKRILGIEEEEEVIEYIDLLKACTSIGIARSYDEAAALVRVLDEAGIILLFRDKVHLHPVKVVDLVGRAVPLALSPEDDPRRDELKKLQKEKEDIDVLAHKHVRRILWSGLGFSMMQIGFFFRLTYWEFSWDVMGPIAFFSTATGLVVGYAYFLCTSTDPSYPDLRMRLFLSKQRKLYKSRNFNVDRFVELQNHFPSSKKDATRK, translated from the exons ATGTGGAGATCATCGGGTTTAATTTTGTTAAAAAGGAGTTTATCATTAACTGTGAGGTATGAGAAGAAGGAATCAATATATAAAGGGTTTAAGTTGCTAGAGAATGTGAGTTCTTTTGCTCGTCCAGTTTCACCAGCGAGATTTTTCTCATCGGAAACAGCAACAACTGGGTTTTCCGGTCAAGATAAAAACAGCTCTACAGGAGTTTCAGGAGTTGGAAATGAATCTGAAGAAGAAAAGGGTGGGAAAAATGCAAAAGATGAAATATCATTTACAGAAGCAATGAAATTATTGAGATCAATTAATGTTGAATCATTGAAAAGGATACTgggtatagaagaagaagaagaagttattgagTATATTGATTTACTCAAGGCTTGTACAAGTATAGGTATTGCTAGATCATATGATGAAGCTGCTGCTTTGGTTCGGGTTCTTGATGAAGCTGGTATCATTCTTCTTTTTAGAGATAAAGTCCATCTTCATCCTGTTAAG GTTGTAGATTTGGTGGGACGGGCAGTTCCACTTGCTTTGTCACCTGAAGATGATCCAAGGAGGGATGAACTAAAGAAGCTGCAGAAAGAGAAGGAAGATATTGATGTTTTAGCTCACAAACACGTACGGCGTATACTGTGGTCAGGGCTAGGTTTCTCTATGATGCAAATTGGCTTCTTTTTCCGACTCACATATTGGGAATTCTCATGGGATGTAATGGGACCTATCGCATTCTTCAGTACTGCAACTGGCTTAGTTGTGGGTTACGCTTACTTCTTATGCACATCGACAGATCCATCATACCCGGATTTGAGGATGAGGCTTTTCTTATCTAAGCAAAGGAAATTATACAAGAGCCGGAATTTCAACGTAGATCGATTTGTGGAATTGCAGAACCACTTCCCAAGTTCGAAAAAAGATGCAACTAGAAAATGA
- the LOC113361317 gene encoding F-box protein At3g07870-like, whose translation MFSKLHLNRLLNHASSDNSGKLSFLSMGYEDHPFKSNQLYYFEYTNENNISSIRRINLTFPFVFYDVVGSFNGLVCIYGRQDHEIYGPACICNPITRESVILPKCKNPTNLRWNHLFDGFGYLPSTDEYKVARMYALLGETKNSVEVEIYTLDSGTGWRNLGMFDYNLEISHGVHGASANGALYWIDMEERVVAFDLAEERFRGYLSPPSLPLHLKSVVSTLRVWDGFLLYNANHDKNYSFEYEIWRLKTENDNHESLGWSKAHTAVRSEPFAFTKSGCVLRYQNSWFYIDDPKS comes from the coding sequence ATGTTCTCCAAACTGCACTTGAATCGTCTTCTGAATCATGCTTCTTCTGATAATTCCGGTAAGTTGAGTTTTCTTTCCATGGGTTATGAGGATCACCCTTTTAAATCCAACCAACTCTACTATTTTGAATATACAAATGAGAATAATATTAGTAGCATCAGAAGGATCAATTTAACCTTTCCTTTTGTTTTTTACGACGTCGTTGGCTCGTTTAATGGTTTGGTTTGTATTTATGGGAGACAAGATCATGAGATATATGGACCTGCATGTATATGTAACCCAATTACCAGAGAGTCTGTAATTCTTCCAAAATGTAAAAATCCAACAAATTTAAGATGGAATCATCTGTTCGATGGATTTGGTTACTTGCCATCAACTGATGAGTACAAAGTTGCTAGAATGTACGCGTTACTAGGAGAAACGAAGAATTCTGTAGAGGTGGAGATATATACTCTTGACAGTGGTACTGGATGGAGAAACCTTGGAATGTTTGACTATAATTTGGAAATTTCTCATGGCGTACACGGTGCCTCTGCAAATGGAGCTCTTTATTGGATAGACATGGAAGAAAGGGTTGTGGCTTTTGATTTGGCCGAGGAAAGGTTTCGTGGATATTTATCGCCACCTTCTTTGCCACTTCATCTTAAATCGGTTGTGTCTACATTAAGAGTTTGGGATGGATTTTTACTGTATAATGCCAACCATGATAAGAATTATAGCTTTGAATATGAAATATGGAGACTGAAAACAGAGAATGATAACCATGAGTCTTTGGGTTGGAGTAAAGCGCACACTGCTGTCAGAAGTGAACCGTTTGCCTTCACCAAGAGTGGTTGTGTTTTACGGTACCAGAATTCCTGGTTTTATATCGACGACCCAAAATCTTGA